CCGCAGCGTGAGGGTGATTCCCGTCATCGCCTCGACCGAGCGGGTGGCGCTGCGCGAGATGACGTGCACGTCGGCTCCGCTGGCGATGAGCAGCGGGAGGCGGCGTTGCGCAACCGTGCCTCCGCCGACGACGACGACCTTCTTTCCGGTCAACCGCAGTCCGGCGAGGTAGGGGCTTTCGGTCACCCGGCAAAGCCTAGTGGCGTGCGCTAGCTGTACTGACCACGGCCGTTAGTGCGCCGCGAATCTGACCGCACCGCGACCGTGCGCTCGATTTGTCGCAGTCTCGTTAGGCTCGCAAGCTTGCGGCACGGGCCACGAAGCGCGCCACCGCATCCGGCACGGCGGCGGGGTGCGTGTGCAGATAAGACGCGTGCACGCCGGCATGCACAACACCGTCGCGGCCGTCGCGGCCGTCGCCCATCGCCGCGGTGGACTCCTCGGCCGTGGCTGCCGGGTACCTCCACGCCGGCTGATAGCTCTCGGTGAATGTGATCGCAGTCCGGTGGAACTCGTGGCCCACCACCCGCGCCCCGACCGGATACAGCGCCGACTCCGCCACCGCAACCGCGTCGCGATACGCCAACGTCAGATTCGGCGTGAACCGCGCCGTGGCACTCAGCGCCCCGCACATCGGATAGCCGTCGAGTTCGGAGGTCAGATAGATCAGGCCGGCGCATTCGGCATGCACCGGCGCACCGGACCCGGCCAGTCGCTTGATCTGTTGCCGGACAACATCATTGGCCGACAGCTCGGCTGCGAACTGTTCGGGGAAGCCGCCGGGCAGCACGACGGCGTCGGCGCCCTCCGGCAGCGTGTCGACGAGCGGATCGAAGTCGACAACGTCGGCGCCTGCCGCGCGCAGCAACTCGGCGTGTTCGGCATAGCCGAAGCTGAAGGCCTTTCCGGCGGCCATCGCGACCCGGGCCATCCTGGCGTGCCGACGGCCGTCGGCCTCACCCACCGCGGTAACCGGATCCCAAGGCGCGCTGGGACTCTGGCTACGTGCGACCGCCATCACCGCGCCCAGGTCGACGTGGCGCGCGACCAGCGCGGTCATCGCGTCGACCGCGAGCCGCGCCCGTCGGCCGTATTCGACGGCGGTCACCAGACCCAGATACCTGGTCGGCAACTCTAATTCGGCATTGCGCCCAATCGCGCCCAGCACCGGGACACCGGTGTGCTCACACGCCTGTCGTAACACCTGCTCGTGGCGCAACGATCCCACCCGGTTGAGGATGACCCCCGCGATCCGGATCCCGGTATCGAACGTCGAAAATCCGTGCAACAGTGCGGCAATGCTGTGGCTTTGACCACGCGCGTCGACCACCAGGATCACCGGTGCGCCGACCAGGGCGGCGACGTGGGCCGTCGAACCCGCGGGCGCGGTGGCGGCGCCCGCCCCGATCCGGCCGTCGAACAGCCCCATCACGCCTTCGATCACCGCGATGTCGGCGCCGGCAGCACCGTGGGTATAAAGCGGCCCAATGAGCTGCTCCCCTACCATGACCGGGTCGAGGTTGCGTCCGGGCCGTCCGGCGGCCACCGTGTGGTAACCGGGGTCGATGAAGTCCGGGCCCACCTTGAACGGCGCGACGATGTGCCCAGCCTGCCGCAACGCCCCGATCAAACCCGTTGCGACGGTGGTCTTTCCACTGCCGGAGGCGGGTGCGGCAATGACGACCGCGGGGGCACTCACCACTCGATGCCCTTCTGACCCTTGCGGCCCGCATCCATCGG
This Mycobacterium simiae DNA region includes the following protein-coding sequences:
- a CDS encoding cobyrinate a,c-diamide synthase, with protein sequence MSAPAVVIAAPASGSGKTTVATGLIGALRQAGHIVAPFKVGPDFIDPGYHTVAAGRPGRNLDPVMVGEQLIGPLYTHGAAGADIAVIEGVMGLFDGRIGAGAATAPAGSTAHVAALVGAPVILVVDARGQSHSIAALLHGFSTFDTGIRIAGVILNRVGSLRHEQVLRQACEHTGVPVLGAIGRNAELELPTRYLGLVTAVEYGRRARLAVDAMTALVARHVDLGAVMAVARSQSPSAPWDPVTAVGEADGRRHARMARVAMAAGKAFSFGYAEHAELLRAAGADVVDFDPLVDTLPEGADAVVLPGGFPEQFAAELSANDVVRQQIKRLAGSGAPVHAECAGLIYLTSELDGYPMCGALSATARFTPNLTLAYRDAVAVAESALYPVGARVVGHEFHRTAITFTESYQPAWRYPAATAEESTAAMGDGRDGRDGVVHAGVHASYLHTHPAAVPDAVARFVARAASLRA